Proteins from one Flavobacteriales bacterium genomic window:
- a CDS encoding DUF3575 domain-containing protein, with protein MKKQLTYLTILSLFLFQGNAILAQGEVELKINPVGALFGFFDVAGEYMVNENFGAELSLGLVTGKATTVDVEGADPTKSGFGVMGYGKYYFSPDQGCDRFYAGVYLRQRSWKVEDGDNEDYAAFKRSIVGAGIGVGYKVVGDSGILFEIGFGIGRAISEKNEWVDENNEGGEFPNLGVDGIGRLAVGYRF; from the coding sequence ATGAAAAAACAACTGACTTATCTGACCATACTCTCACTCTTTTTATTTCAGGGAAATGCAATCCTCGCTCAAGGAGAAGTGGAATTGAAGATCAATCCCGTAGGAGCCTTATTCGGATTTTTCGATGTGGCCGGAGAATATATGGTCAACGAGAATTTTGGAGCTGAACTTTCTCTAGGACTCGTAACTGGAAAAGCCACAACGGTGGATGTAGAAGGAGCTGACCCGACCAAAAGCGGCTTCGGTGTCATGGGATATGGTAAATACTACTTCAGCCCTGACCAAGGATGTGATCGCTTCTATGCCGGGGTATATCTCAGACAACGATCATGGAAAGTAGAGGATGGTGACAATGAGGATTATGCAGCTTTCAAACGATCCATAGTCGGTGCTGGCATCGGAGTTGGCTATAAAGTAGTCGGAGATTCTGGTATCCTGTTCGAGATCGGATTCGGAATCGGGAGAGCCATCTCTGAGAAGAATGAATGGGTCGATGAGAACAATGAAGGTGGCG